Proteins encoded by one window of Candidatus Thorarchaeota archaeon:
- a CDS encoding aminotransferase class I/II-fold pyridoxal phosphate-dependent enzyme: MSPMDLRSDTITQPTDEMIEAIVQAHKKGRLGDDVIGEDEVVNDLQEKAAKILGKEDALLVTSGTQGNVISLLAQTARGGEVVVEENSHTFLFEAGAMSSLGGLFPKPVQGNNGYIEPKTLKNAIRPDDPHYPESQLVVLENTHNYAGGVVVTPSQVESLAEIAHDHGLKVHCDGARLFNAAVALGIPAKNLVESVDSVQICLSKGLSAPVGSIIAGSEEFIHKAVRIRKRLGGGMRQAGIIAAPGIIAIEKMVDRLKEDHENAKLLYTRLSEIPKLQVTEPDTNIIFVDISAYDMNSEEFSQGLEKEGVLVYGGYGARVRFVTNRMINRDDILRAADVIESILS; this comes from the coding sequence ATGTCTCCAATGGATCTTCGCAGCGACACAATCACACAACCAACAGACGAAATGATTGAGGCAATCGTTCAAGCTCACAAAAAAGGAAGGCTTGGGGATGATGTCATAGGCGAGGACGAAGTGGTGAACGATCTCCAAGAGAAAGCTGCCAAAATTCTCGGAAAGGAAGACGCATTGTTGGTTACATCCGGCACCCAAGGCAATGTGATTTCACTTCTTGCGCAAACAGCTAGGGGCGGTGAAGTGGTTGTAGAGGAAAACAGCCATACCTTTCTATTTGAAGCAGGAGCCATGTCATCGCTTGGGGGTCTATTTCCAAAACCGGTTCAGGGCAACAATGGATACATCGAGCCCAAAACCTTGAAGAATGCAATTAGACCAGATGACCCTCATTATCCTGAATCACAATTGGTCGTTCTTGAGAACACGCATAATTATGCTGGCGGCGTAGTTGTAACCCCCAGCCAAGTCGAATCTCTTGCAGAAATTGCTCATGATCATGGTTTAAAGGTTCATTGTGACGGTGCCAGATTATTCAACGCAGCAGTCGCTCTTGGAATCCCGGCGAAGAATCTCGTTGAATCTGTTGATAGTGTTCAAATCTGCTTAAGCAAGGGGCTATCAGCTCCTGTTGGTTCAATTATAGCGGGTTCGGAGGAATTCATACACAAAGCAGTCAGAATCAGAAAACGCTTGGGTGGGGGAATGAGACAAGCAGGAATAATAGCAGCTCCTGGAATCATTGCCATCGAGAAGATGGTTGATAGGCTCAAGGAGGATCATGAGAATGCAAAGCTGCTTTACACCAGGTTATCAGAAATCCCCAAATTGCAGGTAACCGAACCAGACACCAATATCATCTTCGTCGATATTAGTGCCTACGATATGAATTCAGAAGAATTCTCTCAAGGTTTAGAAAAAGAGGGGGTACTCGTTTATGGCGGATA